A genomic region of Melanotaenia boesemani isolate fMelBoe1 chromosome 13, fMelBoe1.pri, whole genome shotgun sequence contains the following coding sequences:
- the fam131c gene encoding protein FAM131C isoform X1, whose translation MGACLCKGHKELHLPLSSLHQTEGGQTSSDKDGHNPSNGNVADKTSRYDIGELATSSLMGLVATIKEHITKPTAMAQGRVAHLIEWKGWGGCGEAGGSGAGWNGAWGKGSGGWSGMGAELQEDEQFYSQMTDEIKEARFAAGVAEQFALAEATMNMWSMSDNLEQPSTSLQAAQSHFLSQFLLDGGSVGVPQHLYSIHAQAYGNTSATSLVYTPQTSSISPTSNVQQDGEHPLEDRSLVTAEVAVRHVDSSSLSEDDVFYN comes from the exons ATGGGTGCCTGCCTCTGCAAAGGTCACAAAG AGCTTCACCTTCCCCTATCATCTCTGCACCAGACTGAGGGAGGTCAAACATCTTCTGACAAG GATGGCCATAATCCTTCCAACGGCAATGTGGCAGATAAAACCAGCCGCTATGACATCGGCGAGCTGGCTACATCCTCTTTGATGg GCCTGGTGGCTACAATAAAGGAGCACATCACCAAGCCGACGGCAATGGCCCAGGGGCGAGTTGCCCACCTGATAGAGTGGAAAGGTTGGGGTGGATGTGGTGAGGCTGGGGGTAGTGGTGCAGGTTGGAATGGAGCCTGGGGCAAAGGAAGCGGAGGCTGGAGCGGGATGGGGGCCGAGCTGCAGGAGGATGAACAATTCTACTCCCAAATGACTGATGAGATCAAGGAAGCTCGCTTTGCTGCAG GTGTAGCAGAACAGTTTGCTCTGGCTGAAGCAACCATGAATATGTGGTCCATGAGTGACAACTTAGAGCAGCCGTCCACAAGCTTGCAAG CAGCACAAAGCCACTTCTTGTCTCAGTTCCTGCTTGATGGTGGAAGTGTCGGAGTTCCCCAGCATCTGTACAGCATTCATGCCCAGGCTTACGGCAACACCAGCGCAACCAGCCTAGTTTATACACCACAGACCAGCTCCATTTCTCCAACATCTAATGTTCAGCAGGATGGAGAGCATCCTTTAGAGGACAGAAGCCTAGTGACTGCAGAAGTTGCAGTCCGACATGTAGACAGCAGCTCGCTGTCTGAGGATGATGTTTTTTACAACTAG
- the fam131c gene encoding protein FAM131C isoform X2, protein MGACLCKGHKELHLPLSSLHQTEGGQTSSDKDGHNPSNGNVADKTSRYDIGELATSSLMGLVATIKEHITKPTAMAQGRVAHLIEWKGWGGCGEAGGSGAGWNGAWGKGSGGWSGMGAELQEDEQFYSQMTDEIKEARFAAGVAEQFALAEATMNMWSMSDNLEQPSTSLQAQSHFLSQFLLDGGSVGVPQHLYSIHAQAYGNTSATSLVYTPQTSSISPTSNVQQDGEHPLEDRSLVTAEVAVRHVDSSSLSEDDVFYN, encoded by the exons ATGGGTGCCTGCCTCTGCAAAGGTCACAAAG AGCTTCACCTTCCCCTATCATCTCTGCACCAGACTGAGGGAGGTCAAACATCTTCTGACAAG GATGGCCATAATCCTTCCAACGGCAATGTGGCAGATAAAACCAGCCGCTATGACATCGGCGAGCTGGCTACATCCTCTTTGATGg GCCTGGTGGCTACAATAAAGGAGCACATCACCAAGCCGACGGCAATGGCCCAGGGGCGAGTTGCCCACCTGATAGAGTGGAAAGGTTGGGGTGGATGTGGTGAGGCTGGGGGTAGTGGTGCAGGTTGGAATGGAGCCTGGGGCAAAGGAAGCGGAGGCTGGAGCGGGATGGGGGCCGAGCTGCAGGAGGATGAACAATTCTACTCCCAAATGACTGATGAGATCAAGGAAGCTCGCTTTGCTGCAG GTGTAGCAGAACAGTTTGCTCTGGCTGAAGCAACCATGAATATGTGGTCCATGAGTGACAACTTAGAGCAGCCGTCCACAAGCTTGCAAG CACAAAGCCACTTCTTGTCTCAGTTCCTGCTTGATGGTGGAAGTGTCGGAGTTCCCCAGCATCTGTACAGCATTCATGCCCAGGCTTACGGCAACACCAGCGCAACCAGCCTAGTTTATACACCACAGACCAGCTCCATTTCTCCAACATCTAATGTTCAGCAGGATGGAGAGCATCCTTTAGAGGACAGAAGCCTAGTGACTGCAGAAGTTGCAGTCCGACATGTAGACAGCAGCTCGCTGTCTGAGGATGATGTTTTTTACAACTAG
- the LOC121650979 gene encoding piggyBac transposable element-derived protein 4-like, with translation MSKHRSKSQYTAEEALELLVKDAGSTVSVYDSSSEEEDLLYPEKQDGSDLGYWPLSSESWVFSDEDEDESDEDHGDDNKDYMPSLPNVSGPSTPMHQTKTAPGISLPPQVTLESGPSALCSTTRQKRGCSALGTSSPAIKNLVKKRLISSENEVGDRWFNKEEKDIKPDPHRFIPAKTPGPTVDTTKPWSPISLFQLFFSTSVVTKIIENTNLNAAKRKQAGMKFKWEVFTVKEFYTFLAIILFTGLVSINHRSDYWSNEWPYNFSFPSEKMKRSRFETILWSLHLSNPKEDEENEKKKKAAEYDRLFKIKPLYTEMVNACKAHFHPYKNLSIHERMITTTTHISMNQYIKNKPTKWGYKLHVLVDSYTGYTWNFFVHTSKRESTTGHGFGYSAVMNLLPFSFLGSGYTLYTDNFYTSPTLFNDLSQQNFGCCGTIKRHHTGFPQTQTNDLPKRAERGDVRWIRSGKLLFVKWMDSREVAMCSTVHQAHSGQTVTRHVKVAGVWQNKSIPVPDCILDYSQNMGGVDLFDGQIGFHVCYKTIKWYKAFFCHFVDIAAINSYLLHKELFQFRQESNLIKPLTNKTFREQLVKEMLEFAESSSDILQPLFPNTCMPAFYDSEETRARKHCKRCLKAGIPRVKTAVYCRKCLVPLCLSSKKNCFQMWHDEK, from the exons atGTCCAAGCATAGATCGAAATCACAGTACACCGCTGAGGAAGCACTGGAACTCCTGGTGAAGGACGCAGGATCCACTGTTAGTGTTTATGATTCATCATCAGAAGAGGAAGATCTCCTGTATCCCGAGAAACAAGACGGCAGTGATTTGGGTTACTGGCCTCTTTCATCAGAAAG TTGGGTTTTCAgtgatgaggatgaagatgaatcTGATGAAGATCATGGTGATGATAACAAGGATTACATGCCATCTCTTCCTAATGTCTCAGGACCCTCAACACCAAtgcatcaaacaaaaacagccccAGGAATTTCACTGCCCCCACAGGTAACACTTGAGTCAGGTCCTTCAGCACTGTGCTCTACTACTAGGCAGAAAAGAGGATGCTCTGCTCTGGGAACTTCCTCTCCTGCCATCAAAAACCTTGTAAAAAAGAGGCTGATATCTTCAGAGAATGAGGTGGGGGACAGGTGGTTTAACAAAGAAGAGAAGGACATCAAACCTGACCCTCATAGATTCATTCCAGCCAAAACTCCCGGGCCTACGGTTGATACAACCAAACCATGGTCTCCCATCAGCCTCTTCCAGCTTTTCTTCTCTACCTCTGTTGTTAcaaaaataattgaaaacacAAATCTCAACGCTGCCAAAAGGAAGCAAGCTGGGATGAAGTTCAAGTGGGAAGTGTTCACAGTGAAGGAATTCTACACATTTTTAGCCATTATCCTTTTCACTGGCCTCGTGAGCATCAACCACAGGTCTGATTACTGGAGCAATGAATGGCCGTACAACTTCTCCTTCCCCAGTGAAAAAATGAAGCGGAGCCGCTTTGAGACTATTTTGTGGTCACTTCATCTGAGCAACccaaaagaagatgaagaaaatgaaaagaaaaagaaagctgcTGAATATGACAGACTTTTTAAGATAAAGCCCCTGTACACAGAAATGGTGAACGCCTGCAAAGCCCATTTCCACCCCTACAAGAATCTGTCCATTCATGAGAGGATGATCACCACCACAACCCACATCAGCATGAATCAGTACATCAAGAACAAACCAACAAAGTGGGGATATAAACTTCATGTGCTGGTTGATTCATATACCGGCTACACGTGGAATTTTTTTGTGCACACATCCAAAAGAGAGTCCACCACAGGCCACGGCTTTGGGTACTCTGCTGTGATGAACCTTctgcctttttctttccttggtAGCGGCTACACGTTGTACACAGACAACTTTTATACAAGTCCCactctttttaatgatttgtcTCAACAGAACTTTGGCTGTTGTGGGACCATCAAGAGACATCACACTGGCTTCCCACAGACCCAGACCAACGACCTGCCTAAGCGGGCTGAAAGGGGAGACGTTCGCTGGATTAGGAGTGGAAAACTCCTCTTTGTTAAATGGATGGACTCGAGAGAGGTTGCAATGTGCTCCACAGTGCATCAGGCCCACAGTGGACAGACTGTAACGAGACATGTGAAGGTGGCTGGTGTCTGGCAAAACAAGTCCATACCTGTTCCGGACTGCATTCTGGACTACAGTCAGAACATGGGGGGTGTGGATTTGTTCGATGGACAGATTGGTTTTCACGTCTGTTACAAGACAATAAAGTGGTACAAGGCTTTTTTTTGCCACTTTGTGGACATTGCTGCAATCAACAGTTACCTATTACACAAAGAGTTATTCCAGTTCAGGCAGGAGTCCAACCTGATAAAGCCCCTCACCAACAAAACCTTCAGGGAGCAGTTGGTCAAAGAGATGCTGGAGTTTGCTGAGAGCTCATCAGACATCCTACAACCTTTATTTCCCAACACTTGCATGCCTGCATTCTATGACAGTGAGGAAACTAGGGCTAGGAAGCATTGCAAGAGGTGTCTGAAAGCTGGAATACCCAGAGTTAAGACAGCGGTGTATTGCAGGAagtgtctggttcctctctgtctctcctcaAAAAAGAACTGCTTCCAGATGTGGCATGATGAGAAGTAA